aaattatgtaccgagttcccatttacggacaaccctctactttcaatttaagaaaaaaaaggacaaaagggaaccctcccccaccttcgctccactccgacctgatatcggtctatcacgtaccctatattaatttcgcaactactcaatggtccctataaattctatcgaagtaaatcgacaaagtttatttcaattttccccttccccaaccagatatcgaaaaatcatatactaatttaaaaattatgtataaatttaacgTCCGTATTCGTTGTGCTTGGATTCTTCGGCGACTTTCTTCAGATTTCTCTAATGTACGCAATGTGCTTGATCGAAATCTTTGTGACAGGATTCGAATTTCATGCTGTTGGTTTGTCTCTGCTTGTCTAGAAGTTGTTgctctatttctattttcttctaAACGCAACTCACGCTCTTCTTGCGACTCTTTATTCCTTCTTTGTTTTAGTTTCTgcgattttatagaaagtttcgtaagAGTTGCCTTCTTCTTCATTGgcatgatttaaaaatttattacagaGTTGTTACAGAGTTGTGGATGCAAATGGTAATAGTCGAAGGTAATTATTGCTACACACTGATTTCACACTGACTACTTTATCGGTAATAGTTATGAAAGGTAAAATAACACAGCCAccatttaatagtttttttaatatcaaaagaTACGCGTGTCCGCActatttcgtttttaaaaagcAGGTAGAACAGTTTCCTAAAAACATTTTGCACGACTACTgtgtaaatttcaataaaacccgAGAAGAGTAGTACTGTACACTGTATTTTACTgtactgtatttaaaaaaagtagagTAAAGGGGAGAGACCCCTCCACgactaaatttcgaaaaataaattagcgGCTCCTTTTCTAGGGGCCACCCCTACCaccctgaaaaattttaagttaatcggAGAAGTtacgtccaattttcaaaaaaatcgggcaagggggaggtacccCTCCCAGACCAGAtaccaaaaaatgaggtaccctattttcaccacatggtcACCCTCTACATTCTTGAAAAGTTCAAGTAAATCTGCTTGACCGTTTCCGACTTCAAGCAAATCCGAAACTTGAAAAAGGATCGGCAAGGGGGAGGTACGCCTCCGGCAAAGGGTCCCTTCCCTGATTCAATTTCAGAAAATGAAGTTGCGGATCTTTGTCCCATAGTCACCCCCAACTTTCactgaaaattttaagcaaatcgaagaacgtaagtcaaattaacaaaaagtcgggcaagggggaggtacctCTCCACGACCGGATATAACAAAAGGGAGTACCTTTTTCTACCAAATGATCATATTTTACCTTCGGTTCAACCGTTTGCGAGTTCAAGCAAATCTGAAAACGTAAgtccaattctaaaaaaatcgagCAAGGTGGTGGTACCCCCACCCCCCCGGgccagaaatataaaaatgatttacccTATTTCTACTACATGATCATCCTTTACCTtctcttaaaatttcaaataagtcggttcagccgtttccgatttcaagcaaatcggaaaatttgagctctattttcaaaaagtcgcttAAGGGGAAGTTACCCCCTCCTGaccatatttcaaaaaaaaaatttgcgaatctttgtctagggatcaccccctactatcccagaaaatttcgtgcaaatcggtcaactttggtctaattttcaaaaagtcggacaaaggggaggttcctctccgcgaccatatgtcaaaaaatgaggtaccctattttcagcacatgagtgccccccacgatctctgaaagtttcaagtaaatcggttcagccgttttcgcgccaacccggaacatacaaataaacaaacaaacaaacaaacaaataaacaaacataatttgaattttatatatatagattgaaTCATAAAGTAATATTAAGCCTTCAAGGCCAATAAACATATTACTCTTAGCAATAATACCTGTGAATTGATCggtgataattatatatatgtggTCTGAGccgaatttatttttaagagTGAATAGGTATTACCTTTGAGGCTAAGTAACCGTCTGTggcatatttgaagacaatcgtACTTTAAATGTGAACTTTACTGTTAACACtaagtacacagaaaataaattcacgaacatttttccaattaaaatcttgttttaaaaaatattcattaaaaaatttaattgattcaacaatttgtttaaattgaaacaaaagtcaatcacaaaaattaatagaatcaattaattttttaattgacttttaactAATTTCTTAATCAATTCTatcatttctgttattgaagacatttatttatttattgaatcaTAAAGTAATATTAAGCCTTCAAGGCCAATAAACATATTACTCTTAGCAAGTACCTGAACATTAAATAATTCTGTAGTAAATCTAATATTTAATGACTAGTCTAATACTATCACTAACGCGGCTCCCCAACCATAACAACAAAGGTGTACGATATTAAGATAAAAAGGTGGTAAATTCCCATAAATTAAAAGTTAGAgtccatttcaattaaaaattaattggatcaattaatttcgtgattgaagacaaaaaaattcttgTGTGTACATAgcaagacagacggacaccgcCGACTATAAAGGTCGGTCTTCGAGAGCTTCTTCAGACCCTTCACTCTAGtgatggaggatataaaaagagATACAATAACTTTAGATATAAATTGAATTGTGGATATGTTTCGTTTTGCACAGGCCTTTTTGTATTTGAATACATCCTCATCATGGAAGATAACTTTTTTTGGCGAACAAATATAGCGACTGACGAAAACAAAGTACACAGAAGTCATTTCAAGTTAAcacagaaattttcagaaatttttcttttatgaaattaaaatttcttaaattgaaatcaattttaaaatcaattaaatcaattttataTTCAATGGTAAAATCTTTTTACCTGGCATTtgttttttaaggaaaaaatattAGTCACCTATGGCaagagctgtgttcacttaatgtATTTTTGAGATTTCAGCTTTTCcacttttgtcaatttttcaagCGATACTTCTAGAGAATATTTACCTTTAAAAAACCCTTCTTATACTCGGTTTCAAGTTTCTTGCAATATAACATTGTATTATGAGCCTCGGGACAGCGCCCTGGTGAATGTTGAGGATGCATATCACCCGTGTATGTGGATGCTGATGAAGATGTTGATGGTGACTGTTGATCACTAATGCCACTGCCACTACTTGTATTGCCTTTAAATGGACTTCCATTTAGACGATCACCGATCAAACCTAAACGGTGAGTAAGAGGTTCCAAAATGTATTCGTTACTACCATACACGTAAGGAGTTACAAGCGGCGGAGATGCACCTCCCATACCACTGAACGATATATTACCCAAACCACCACTGGTGGGAGCTAAACGTCTATTTTCAGGACAGCATATTTTTGaactgttgttgctgttgtccgAAAACGATTTCTTCAAATGGACCACAATTTTTTCATCAAAGTGTTCAATAGCCATTGAGGATATATCTCGCAACTCTTGCAGTACTTCATGTGGTCTTAGCGGCTTGTTGGTTTTGGCAATCAACCGAAGTATGCGGAATATTTCATCGAGAACTTTTCCTGGTATAAAACAGCATAAATTCAAATCCATATACTTGGTGTATGTCATGGAAAGCATAGAAATACGTGTCTCAATAGAAGTAAGAATATCGGCATGGCGAGCAAGGCAGTGATTTCTAAACGCCGCacacaaacatacatacattcatagaaaattttcctgctTGATGACATGCATAAAGAAAATACTATACGGGAAAACCATCTTACCGTCTTTCGGACTCTCGTCTTGGCAGTAGAGCTTTGATGCGCTTAAAATTAATGGTGTGCTGCTTAATTACTTTGTTGAATCCACCATTTAGAACCTGTTGGGATATCTGGTCGAATCGTCGACAAAccttaaaaaagaaatatgttAGAATGATACAATAATGTTAGGTATATTGACAGTTATTcacagtttttgtttttcaattaaattcttattaatcaattttttattaattataagGGTGGTtacattgtaagggccgatgttgaatgtgaaccacacataaacgccaagtttttttccgaatttaatttgacatttctctatttcagacttactcaatttgaaccatggagagatacaaaaTCCAACAACGTtccaatggttccaagaaatggaaacagtggatgatcaattttcgaagaaaatcatctcataaacagaattgccgcatttgggcgtatGAGAAtcaaagagtgattgtcgaaaaaacaatgcacccaaaacgagtgactgtttggtgcggtttatgggctggcggcatcatcgggccgtatttttttccaaaatgaggccggtcaggcagttacagtgaatggtgttcgctatcgtgagatgataacgaacttttatggaccgaattggaagatatggatgaggacgatatgtggtttcagcaggacggtgccacacagctaacgaaacaatggctcttgtgcgcaacaaattcaatggccgtgtttccaatattgagtaataccaatataaaattacaataatttcctaaatagtttgtgttttattcaaaatcaacatcggcccttgaccaccctttaatattaattataaaatgttATAATATCTAGGACATCAGGGCCCTTAGGGGTTTTGAGGCTAATTGCCTATTAGTAATAAttcaaatgagaaaaaaaaaataaatgtggacagaataaaacaaaaacgtttTATTCTGTCCACATTAATAGAAgccgttgaattttttttttcttatttaagcCGATTTATCTAATTACGAATATTGACAAATACATTCTTTAAGTATCTCATATTGTTATattctgcacagaaaaaatatttccaattaaaagtatattgattgaagttgacaaaaaaaaaataattaaattgaaaaataaagtcatttaagaaaataGTTGACAATGTTCAAATTTACCAAGTaacgttttaattaaaacaagtaaatacggacgAAAGTTGCGCCAGTACCCTCCACAATCGAATGTGTAATCAATTAcctcaatttaaaaattgagtttttaacCCATTAAATTTTTAGTGGAAACAATTCAATCAAGTATATTTATGGTATATGCTAAACCACAAATATATATCTATCGACTCGGAATCACTTTTGGTTTCCATCCGCCTATCCATATATGAACATTTTGTGGACTCGGAACATATACATTAGCCATTTGCAAACGATTAATACCAGCTACCAATAAAACCCAAATACAAAGAAGCCTCTCAGAAATACactcacggtcgcctaaatttcgtcaacatttggtAAGAGTCCACTtacgaaagttttttttaatgtgaTAATAAAACACACGCCTCACGAAAACTGTCCACTTTCGAGACGTgtacggttttcagagtgtgcaagtatgagaggtttcactgtattataAAGGCGTATGTTGTCACAGGCCGCCAGAATGTTGAACAAAAAAACactactctcaaaaaaaaaaaaaaatagaattgcaATTACATGCAGGATATCATTGTATTCAGATCAAGGAATTATAATAAACAGTTTTGCACTCCATATTTCGCATTATAGAATCTTGTGCatattctaaattttaaaatataaaataatagaagGATAACATCTCACTCACCAATCTTTTTTTCGATACTTCGTCATAGCTTAGATACTCGAAAATCTCCAGCAAAATAACTGAAGGCAAATCCAATATATTCATCCcaaatatttttcgttactCTAACTTTTTAAATATTCCAAAAACACGATATTTGATTTGCTGTATTTGATCTAGAATGTTTTTAACGATTCGCTTCATGGAAAGACAAAGCTAAAGACGCACAAAAACAACTACGAACAATGGAAAGAGAGAATACGGCAAAGGAGCCGAACTAAATTAAACGTAAATGCGTACGTAGTACAAAACAGCGGCATAATGTCCCGATAAGATTATAAGTTTGATGTTTGTGTTTATAAAGAACATTACTATGTGTTCAAATACTACGGTTGGCTATAACAAAAATGTCGATAAATGTGTGATCGATCACATTAGCAAACTGCAGTATCGATGATGTCATCGAACATAACTTTTGCACCGTTCAGACTATATGTTTATTCATCGATGGCGCTTGTTTTATGATCAGCTGATACGACAACGAcacgtaaatttttgtttatatgggaTGTCGTATATCAAAAACTAACAGCTGACACGCTACACTTACGCGCttcacagactatcagttattccggacgacagtgctcgtgtggaACATATGCcatatccctgccagcatttcaaagttccatttcaacctcatcgttaccacagactcgtaaatgtcacttcaaccatcatgaaaaggtacatcaaaaagtacatgcaagtaatttgccatccctactgttaaaaaagccattttttttgtgaaacgccaagcgcaaccagcttgttatattttaattaaataaaatcgaaaataaagttctgaaaacatagattatacgcttaaaattgtgaaaggtatattggtgacca
This is a stretch of genomic DNA from Haematobia irritans isolate KBUSLIRL chromosome 4, ASM5000362v1, whole genome shotgun sequence. It encodes these proteins:
- the pall gene encoding F-box protein pallbearer isoform X3, producing the protein MNILDLPSVILLEIFEYLSYDEVSKKRLVCRRFDQISQQVLNGGFNKVIKQHTINFKRIKALLPRRESERRNHCLARHADILTSIETRISMLSMTYTKYMDLNLCCFIPGKVLDEIFRILRLIAKTNKPLRPHEVLQELRDISSMAIEHFDEKIVVHLKKSFSDNSNNSSKICCPENRRLAPTSGGLGLIGDRLNGSPFKGNTSSGSGISDQQSPSTSSSASTYTGDMHPQHSPGRCPEAHNTMLYCKKLETEYKKGFLKMQRMQQIQNMQSKRLQQALSSVAELNVQIVELKKRLEDVDAKNREISANIRHINGGGSPETANKATTPPSSSMCNSSDDITDEVSKSMSTSSSTAKTLTESHTELEIKAIKRRCEDSVATAKVAQATAEAFNDAISVAENCDLPCMSSKKAKLEK
- the pall gene encoding F-box protein pallbearer isoform X2 gives rise to the protein MNILDLPSVILLEIFEYLSYDEVSKKRLVCRRFDQISQQVLNGGFNKVIKQHTINFKRIKALLPRRESERRNHCLARHADILTSIETRISMLSMTYTKYMDLNLCCFIPGKVLDEIFRILRLIAKTNKPLRPHEVLQELRDISSMAIEHFDEKIVVHLKKSFSDNSNNSSKICCPENRRLAPTSGGLGNISFSGMGGLIGDRLNGSPFKGNTSSGSGISDQQSPSTSSSASTYTGDMHPQHSPGRCPEAHNTMLYCKKLETEYKKGFLKMQRMQQIQNMQSKRLQQALSSVAELNVQIVELKKRLEDVDAKNREISANIRHINGGGSPETANKATTPPSSSMCNSSDDITDEVSKSMSTSSSTAKTLTESHTELEIKAIKRRCEDSVATAKVAQATAEAFNDAISVAENCDLPCMSSKKAKLEK
- the pall gene encoding F-box protein pallbearer isoform X1 yields the protein MNILDLPSVILLEIFEYLSYDEVSKKRLVCRRFDQISQQVLNGGFNKVIKQHTINFKRIKALLPRRESERRNHCLARHADILTSIETRISMLSMTYTKYMDLNLCCFIPGKVLDEIFRILRLIAKTNKPLRPHEVLQELRDISSMAIEHFDEKIVVHLKKSFSDNSNNSSKICCPENRRLAPTSGGLGNISFSGMGGASPPLVTPYVYGSNEYILEPLTHRLGLIGDRLNGSPFKGNTSSGSGISDQQSPSTSSSASTYTGDMHPQHSPGRCPEAHNTMLYCKKLETEYKKGFLKMQRMQQIQNMQSKRLQQALSSVAELNVQIVELKKRLEDVDAKNREISANIRHINGGGSPETANKATTPPSSSMCNSSDDITDEVSKSMSTSSSTAKTLTESHTELEIKAIKRRCEDSVATAKVAQATAEAFNDAISVAENCDLPCMSSKKAKLEK